A single window of Bufo bufo chromosome 10, aBufBuf1.1, whole genome shotgun sequence DNA harbors:
- the LOC120980031 gene encoding 4-galactosyl-N-acetylglucosaminide 3-alpha-L-fucosyltransferase FUT6-like, with protein QEPVKDTKIILVWTWPFGNTFPLNKCPSYTDISGCFYTANRTLYSSADATVMHHRDVCYSRKQLPQMPRPPNQHWVWFNLESPSHSPNLHFMDNLINLTMSYRADSDIFSPYGWLEPNQREENFTIPPKTKLVAWAISNWNPNSKRVRYYQELKKFLPVDIYGRQHLALPRKDHIKTLSKYKFYFAFENSVHEDYITKKLWKNAFKSGCVPVVLGPPRKNYERFIPKDSFLHVDDFSTPEELAKYILKLDNDEKAYQQYFTWRSRLHPVADTNWQTHYCRVCKAIKEAPAHKTISKLGEWYK; from the coding sequence CCATTTGGTAACACATTTCCACTTAATAAATGTCCATCATACACTGATATTTCTGGATGCTTTTACACAGCTAACAGAACCTTGTATTCTTCTGCAGATGCAACTGTTATGCATCACAGAGATGTATGTTATTCGAGGAAACAGTTACCTCAGATGCCAAGACCACCAAATCAGCATTGGGTATGGTTTAACTTGGAGTCTCCATCACACAGCCCAAACTTGCATTTTATGGATAATCTCATCAACCTCACAATGTCTTATAGAGCTGATTCAGATATTTTCTCACCTTATGGCTGGCTAGAGCCGAATCAACGAGAAGAGAACTTCACAATTCCACCAAAGACCAAGCTGGTAGCCTGGGCAATCAGTAACTGGAACCCAAATTCTAAAAGAGTACGATATTATCAGGAACTCAAGAAATTTCTTCCTGTAGACATATATGGAAGGCAGCATTTAGCTCTCCCAAGAAAGGATCATATAAAAACATTGTCCAAATACAAGTTTTATTTCGCCTTTGAAAACTCAGTTCATGAAGATTATATTACAAAGAAACTGTGGAAGAATGCATTTAAATCTGGTTGTGTGCCAGTTGTATTGGGACCTCCTCGAAAAAACTATGAGCGCTTTATTCCGAAAGACTCTTTTCTACATGTTGATGATTTCTCCACGCCTGAAGAGCTtgctaaatatattttaaaattagACAATGATGAGAAAGCTTACCAGCAGTATTTTACATGGAGGTCCAGACTTCATCCCGTTGCAGATACTAACTGGCAGACTCATTACTGCAGAGTATGTAAAGCAATAAAAGAAGCTCCTGCACACAAAACAATTTCAAAACTTGGAGAATGGTACAAATAA